A single region of the Arthrobacter sp. zg-Y20 genome encodes:
- a CDS encoding lysophospholipid acyltransferase family protein — translation MPAKRSPNKYVYRSIVFTGLAARAIFSVPVIPSGLENLPMDEEIRGLDRKVVPGKGAVVAITHFGYLDFAFAELLVWRKLKVHMRFLVTKKAARKSFVKAVCDWCEHVIVDRADGAAAYTESVEKLRGGDYLAVLPEAGVSRSFTVRELKTGAVRMAAEAGVPIIPVSVWGGHRMMTRGHGPSFKSVWKNPVRVHVGEMIRLDGDVDVAQETLRLQEELQAGIDHCIDTYPVAAEPGAWWMPRSRGGSAMALEEQRVLDAADREKYKITG, via the coding sequence TTGCCTGCCAAGCGTTCCCCCAACAAGTATGTGTACCGAAGCATCGTGTTTACGGGGCTTGCAGCCCGCGCCATTTTCTCTGTCCCGGTGATCCCGTCCGGGCTGGAGAACCTTCCGATGGACGAGGAAATCCGCGGCTTGGACCGGAAAGTGGTCCCCGGCAAGGGCGCAGTAGTAGCCATCACGCATTTCGGTTATCTGGACTTCGCCTTCGCAGAGCTGCTGGTGTGGCGCAAGCTCAAGGTCCACATGCGCTTCCTGGTCACTAAGAAGGCCGCCAGGAAGTCCTTTGTGAAGGCTGTATGCGACTGGTGCGAGCACGTCATTGTGGATCGTGCCGACGGCGCAGCGGCGTATACGGAGTCGGTTGAAAAGCTCCGCGGCGGCGATTATCTCGCGGTGCTGCCCGAAGCAGGCGTCAGCCGCAGCTTTACCGTCCGCGAGCTGAAGACCGGTGCGGTGCGCATGGCCGCCGAAGCGGGCGTGCCCATCATTCCCGTCTCCGTGTGGGGCGGTCACCGCATGATGACCCGCGGGCACGGGCCGAGCTTCAAGTCCGTCTGGAAGAACCCGGTGCGCGTGCACGTGGGCGAAATGATCCGTCTCGACGGCGACGTGGACGTGGCACAGGAGACCCTCCGGCTGCAGGAGGAACTGCAGGCCGGTATAGACCATTGCATTGACACCTACCCGGTGGCTGCCGAACCCGGTGCATGGTGGATGCCGCGCAGCCGCGGCGGCAGCGCCATGGCCCTGGAAGAGCAGCGGGTCCTGGATGCCGCGGACCGGGAGAAGTACAAGATCACCGGCTAG
- a CDS encoding SDR family oxidoreductase — translation MNQPEQQQEVPGTQKEMTPVPDCGEETYRGSGKLTGKAAVITGGDSGIGRAVAIAYAREGADVLISYLSEDEDARDTARLVEEAGRKAVLVRGDLDTAEQCRKVISTAVEEFGKVDILIHNAAFQMDRENIEDIPDEEWEYTFKVNINAMFYLVKAALPHMGPGSSIIGTSSVNSDMPVPTLAPYSATKSAIANFSASMSQLLGDRGIRVNSVAPGPIWTPLIPATMPADKVGSFGADTPLGRPGQPAELAPAYVLLASDDGSYISGARIAVTGGNPIL, via the coding sequence ATGAACCAGCCGGAGCAGCAGCAGGAAGTACCGGGAACCCAGAAGGAGATGACGCCTGTCCCCGACTGCGGTGAAGAAACCTACCGCGGAAGCGGCAAGCTCACCGGCAAGGCAGCGGTCATTACCGGCGGTGACAGCGGGATCGGGCGCGCCGTGGCCATTGCCTACGCGCGCGAGGGCGCCGACGTGCTGATCTCCTACCTCAGTGAGGACGAGGACGCCCGCGACACTGCGCGCCTCGTGGAGGAAGCAGGACGGAAGGCAGTCCTGGTCCGCGGGGACCTGGACACTGCTGAGCAGTGCCGGAAGGTCATCAGCACTGCCGTGGAAGAGTTCGGCAAGGTGGACATCCTGATACACAACGCCGCCTTCCAGATGGACCGGGAAAACATTGAGGACATCCCGGACGAGGAGTGGGAGTACACCTTCAAGGTCAACATCAACGCGATGTTCTATCTGGTGAAGGCCGCCCTGCCGCACATGGGTCCGGGGTCCTCCATCATCGGCACCTCGTCCGTCAATTCGGATATGCCGGTACCCACCCTGGCACCGTACTCAGCCACCAAGTCCGCCATTGCCAACTTCTCCGCGAGCATGTCGCAGCTGCTTGGCGACCGGGGAATCCGGGTGAACAGCGTGGCTCCGGGACCCATCTGGACCCCGCTGATCCCCGCCACTATGCCGGCGGACAAGGTGGGTTCCTTCGGTGCGGACACCCCGCTGGGGCGTCCCGGCCAGCCCGCTGAACTGGCGCCGGCCTACGTGCTGCTCGCCTCCGATGACGGCAGCTACATTTCAGGTGCCCGGATTGCCGTTACCGGAGGAAATCCCATCCTCTAG
- a CDS encoding SDR family oxidoreductase, translating to MSRIAIIGGHGKVALHLARRLTASGHQVSSLFRNPEHTSDVEQTGADAVVADVENLSTEQLTELLNGADAVVWTAGAGGGSAERTYAVDRDAAIRSMDAAEAAGARRYVMVSYFGAGKNHGVPEDDSFYSYAEAKADADEHLKASNLDWTILGPSALTMDPGTGRIETGPGITGGQVSREDVAQVAAEVLDRPATIGRTIEFNNGPTPVAEALDSLA from the coding sequence ATGTCACGCATCGCCATTATCGGAGGGCACGGAAAAGTCGCACTGCACCTCGCCCGCCGGCTTACCGCATCCGGACACCAGGTCAGCTCGCTCTTCCGCAATCCGGAGCACACCTCCGACGTGGAACAGACCGGGGCCGACGCGGTGGTCGCCGACGTCGAAAACCTCTCCACGGAACAGCTCACCGAGCTGCTGAACGGGGCCGACGCCGTCGTCTGGACTGCGGGTGCAGGCGGCGGCAGCGCTGAGCGCACCTACGCCGTCGACCGTGATGCCGCCATCCGCTCCATGGACGCGGCCGAGGCCGCAGGTGCCCGGCGCTATGTGATGGTTTCCTACTTCGGGGCCGGCAAAAACCACGGCGTTCCTGAAGACGACTCCTTCTACTCCTACGCCGAGGCCAAGGCGGACGCCGATGAACACCTCAAGGCCAGCAACCTGGACTGGACAATCCTCGGTCCCAGCGCACTGACCATGGACCCCGGAACCGGCCGGATCGAAACCGGGCCGGGCATCACCGGCGGGCAGGTCTCCCGCGAAGATGTGGCCCAGGTGGCCGCCGAAGTCCTGGACCGTCCCGCAACCATCGGCCGGACGATCGAGTTCAACAACGGCCCGACGCCGGTGGCAGAGGCCCTGGACTCCCTCGCCTGA
- a CDS encoding carboxylesterase/lipase family protein codes for MSITTAQPNLTVATTEGLVRGTILRGVRSWRGIPYAAPPTGERRLRLPQPAAAWNDVLDATRYGPAAPQVRSRTGLGAGPKTRMDEDCLTINVTAPPEPAAPRPVLVYFHGGAFTSGAASAPAYDGTNLVLRGDVVYVGMNYRLGALGFMDFRRYSTAQRAFDVNLGLADQVAALRWVQRNIAGFGGDPGNVTVFGESAGAMSITALMCVPSARGLFHRAFAQSSAPATAYGPGLPEKWAASLLELLGVDEAGAADALARIPAERLVEATQRLTRGIAPEADPGTRAVAPVVDGHFLPLHPLEAFRTGKAHPVPLVIGNMSREGALFDRFEDILPTKPDRIEKMFARTAPELQDQVLAAYPGYPGKHQAVDVGGDAVFWLPSVQVAEAHSAHAPVWSYRFDYAPTMARILGVGATHGLDIPAVFGNYDSGPGRFLTLAGGKSTAVAVGDRFRGALLRFARTGHPGPLWPGYDSRSRTTKVFDATDLIVPDPHRARRLAWNGYCGYR; via the coding sequence GTGTCAATAACTACGGCTCAACCGAACCTGACCGTTGCGACCACGGAAGGGCTGGTGCGCGGCACGATCCTTCGCGGTGTGCGTTCCTGGCGGGGGATACCGTACGCGGCACCGCCCACCGGGGAACGCCGCCTGCGCCTGCCCCAGCCGGCGGCGGCGTGGAACGATGTGCTGGACGCAACACGGTACGGGCCTGCGGCGCCCCAGGTGCGGAGCCGCACCGGACTTGGGGCCGGCCCGAAGACGCGCATGGATGAAGACTGCCTGACCATCAACGTAACGGCACCCCCCGAACCGGCAGCACCTCGCCCGGTGCTGGTCTATTTCCACGGGGGAGCGTTCACCTCCGGCGCCGCCTCGGCCCCCGCCTATGACGGCACCAACCTGGTCCTTCGCGGCGACGTGGTCTACGTAGGCATGAACTACCGGCTGGGTGCCCTGGGGTTTATGGACTTCCGCCGTTATTCGACAGCACAGCGGGCCTTTGACGTGAACCTCGGCTTGGCGGACCAAGTGGCGGCCCTGCGCTGGGTACAGCGGAACATAGCGGGCTTCGGCGGTGACCCCGGCAACGTCACGGTGTTCGGCGAATCCGCCGGCGCCATGTCGATCACCGCCCTGATGTGCGTACCGTCCGCACGGGGGCTTTTCCACCGGGCATTCGCCCAGAGTTCAGCGCCCGCCACTGCCTACGGACCGGGCCTGCCGGAAAAATGGGCGGCTTCGCTGCTGGAACTGCTGGGGGTGGACGAGGCCGGGGCAGCGGATGCGCTGGCCCGGATACCGGCCGAGCGCCTGGTGGAAGCAACCCAGCGGCTGACACGCGGGATAGCCCCGGAGGCGGATCCCGGAACGCGGGCCGTGGCGCCGGTGGTGGACGGGCATTTCCTGCCCCTGCATCCTCTCGAGGCGTTCCGCACGGGCAAAGCGCATCCCGTGCCGCTGGTCATCGGCAACATGTCCCGTGAAGGGGCCCTTTTCGACCGGTTCGAAGACATCCTCCCCACCAAGCCGGATCGGATCGAGAAGATGTTCGCCCGCACCGCGCCGGAGCTGCAGGACCAGGTGCTGGCGGCCTACCCGGGCTACCCGGGCAAACACCAGGCGGTCGACGTCGGCGGGGACGCTGTTTTCTGGCTGCCCAGCGTCCAAGTCGCAGAGGCCCACAGCGCCCATGCCCCCGTATGGTCCTACCGGTTCGACTACGCCCCGACGATGGCCCGGATCCTGGGCGTGGGCGCCACGCACGGACTGGATATCCCAGCGGTGTTCGGCAACTACGACTCCGGGCCGGGCCGGTTCCTGACCTTGGCCGGCGGCAAGTCCACAGCCGTTGCGGTGGGGGACCGTTTCCGCGGGGCGCTACTGCGTTTCGCCCGGACCGGACATCCGGGCCCGCTGTGGCCGGGCTACGACAGCCGCAGCCGGACCACCAAGGTATTCGACGCCACGGACCTGATCGTTCCGGATCCGCACCGCGCCCGCCGGCTTGCCTGGAACGGCTACTGCGGCTACCGCTGA
- a CDS encoding arginase family protein: MTAMHPSGPGALRLIFPQWQGAAGAGAVGSLPAGQPHQTQLSYHLGPSLLELLSPEHDGPTAFVPVSTDTSEAAVETVDGIYARSAVLLQLQEAVRVMQEADPQSVVTFGGECSVSVAPFSHLAALYGDDLAVLWVDAHPDTGMPGDGYTGFRSMSLATLAGLGDPEFLAALPAVVPAGNVLQIGLRDWQDPGIETKQRLGIRSVGITDTPEDTRRILEWLALTGATKLAIHVDLDVLDRRDFADRTGSGTRGVRVPDLLRIMDAVGEAGEIVGLSLAQHAPLELLRLGGLLRDLPV; this comes from the coding sequence ATGACTGCCATGCATCCCTCGGGCCCCGGGGCCCTCCGGCTCATATTCCCCCAGTGGCAAGGCGCTGCCGGCGCCGGTGCCGTCGGCTCGCTGCCGGCGGGCCAGCCGCACCAGACCCAGCTGTCCTACCATCTGGGCCCGTCGCTCCTTGAGCTGCTCTCCCCCGAGCATGACGGACCCACGGCTTTTGTACCCGTCAGCACCGACACCTCCGAAGCCGCCGTCGAAACGGTGGACGGCATCTACGCCCGGTCTGCTGTGCTCCTGCAACTCCAGGAAGCCGTGCGGGTGATGCAGGAAGCGGATCCGCAGTCCGTGGTGACCTTCGGCGGCGAGTGCTCGGTAAGCGTTGCGCCGTTCAGCCATCTGGCCGCCCTGTACGGGGATGACTTGGCAGTGCTGTGGGTGGACGCGCACCCGGATACCGGTATGCCGGGCGACGGCTACACCGGCTTCCGGTCCATGTCCCTGGCCACCCTTGCCGGGCTGGGCGACCCGGAGTTCCTCGCCGCGCTGCCGGCGGTGGTGCCTGCGGGCAATGTCCTGCAGATTGGGCTGCGGGACTGGCAGGACCCGGGGATCGAAACGAAGCAGCGGCTGGGTATACGCAGCGTGGGAATCACTGACACCCCCGAGGACACCCGGCGGATCCTGGAGTGGCTCGCGCTGACCGGGGCCACCAAGCTGGCCATCCACGTGGATCTGGACGTCCTTGACCGGCGGGACTTCGCGGACAGGACAGGCTCCGGAACCCGCGGAGTCCGCGTTCCGGACCTGCTGCGCATCATGGATGCCGTGGGCGAGGCAGGAGAAATTGTCGGTCTGTCCCTTGCCCAGCATGCACCCCTGGAACTGCTCCGGCTGGGTGGGCTGCTGCGGGATCTTCCCGTCTGA
- the abc-f gene encoding ribosomal protection-like ABC-F family protein → MTATLVARDLSGGHAHRTLFEHLSLTVAPGDVVGVVGANGAGKSTLLRLLAGAAVPQAGTVSTSPSDAFVGWLPQEHERLAGETVGAYLARRTGAAAATEAMEAAAAALGGEIPGADDAYAAAFDRWMASGAADLEDRAPAVLADLGLNVGLDAEMTGLSGGQTARAALAALLLSRFDVVLLDEPTNDLDLDGLARLEQFVRGLRGGVVLVSHDREFLARCVTTVVELDLAQNSVAVYEGGYEAFLEERAVARRHAREAYDEFADKKADLVSRARTTREWSSQGVRNAMKKNPDNDKIRRKASTESSEKQARKVRQMESRIARLDEVEEPRKEWQLQLRIGSAPRSSSVVSTLNEATLTRGGFTLGPVSVQVNAGERIGITGPNGAGKSTLLRLLLGREVPDAGTASLGTSVAVGEIDQGRGQLDPAQALGTAFEAAVPELSSAEARTLLAKFGLKADQVASRVDALSPGERTRASLALLQARGVNLLVLDEPTNHLDLPAIEQLEEALESYEGALLLVSHDRRLLENVRLDTRWHVQGGTVSLG, encoded by the coding sequence ATGACTGCAACCCTTGTCGCCCGCGACCTCTCCGGCGGCCATGCGCACCGCACCCTCTTTGAACACCTCTCACTGACGGTCGCCCCGGGCGACGTGGTGGGCGTCGTGGGGGCCAACGGTGCCGGCAAGTCAACCCTGCTGCGGCTCCTGGCCGGGGCGGCGGTACCCCAGGCGGGAACGGTGAGCACCTCGCCGTCGGACGCCTTTGTCGGGTGGCTCCCGCAGGAACACGAGCGGCTGGCCGGGGAAACCGTGGGCGCCTATCTGGCCCGGCGGACCGGCGCTGCAGCGGCAACGGAAGCCATGGAAGCGGCGGCGGCCGCCCTGGGCGGGGAAATCCCTGGTGCCGACGACGCCTACGCCGCGGCCTTTGACCGCTGGATGGCCTCCGGCGCCGCGGACTTGGAGGACCGGGCCCCGGCTGTCCTTGCGGACCTGGGACTGAACGTTGGGCTGGACGCCGAGATGACCGGTCTTTCGGGCGGGCAGACGGCCCGGGCGGCACTGGCGGCCCTGCTGCTGAGCCGTTTCGATGTGGTGCTGCTGGATGAACCGACTAATGACCTGGATCTTGACGGACTGGCGCGGCTGGAACAGTTTGTCCGCGGGCTGCGCGGCGGCGTTGTCCTGGTCTCCCATGACCGGGAGTTCCTGGCCCGCTGTGTGACCACGGTGGTGGAGCTCGACCTGGCGCAGAACAGCGTGGCGGTCTACGAGGGCGGTTATGAGGCGTTCCTGGAAGAACGTGCCGTTGCGCGCCGCCATGCGCGGGAAGCGTACGACGAGTTCGCCGACAAGAAGGCCGATCTGGTGTCCCGGGCACGCACCACCAGGGAATGGAGTTCCCAGGGTGTGCGCAATGCCATGAAGAAGAACCCGGACAATGACAAGATCCGCCGCAAGGCAAGCACCGAGTCCTCCGAAAAGCAGGCCCGCAAGGTCCGGCAGATGGAATCGCGGATCGCACGCCTGGACGAGGTCGAGGAGCCGCGCAAGGAATGGCAGCTCCAACTGCGTATCGGTTCCGCCCCGCGTTCCAGTTCGGTGGTGTCCACGCTGAACGAGGCCACATTGACCCGTGGCGGATTCACCCTCGGTCCGGTTTCCGTTCAGGTCAACGCCGGGGAGCGGATCGGCATCACGGGTCCCAACGGCGCCGGCAAATCAACGCTCCTGCGGCTGCTGCTGGGCCGGGAGGTGCCCGACGCCGGGACTGCCTCCCTGGGTACCTCTGTTGCGGTGGGGGAAATCGACCAGGGCCGCGGGCAGCTGGACCCGGCGCAGGCGCTGGGCACCGCCTTCGAAGCGGCCGTTCCGGAGCTGTCCTCTGCGGAGGCCCGGACCCTGCTGGCCAAGTTCGGGCTCAAGGCCGATCAGGTTGCCAGCCGGGTCGATGCGCTGTCTCCGGGCGAGCGGACCCGCGCTTCGCTGGCCCTGCTGCAGGCCCGCGGCGTGAACCTCCTGGTGTTGGATGAGCCCACCAACCACCTGGACCTGCCCGCCATCGAGCAGCTGGAAGAGGCCTTGGAAAGCTACGAGGGCGCTCTCCTGCTGGTTTCCCATGACCGGCGGCTGCTGGAAAACGTCCGCCTCGACACGCGGTGGCATGTTCAGGGTGGAACGGTGTCGCTCGGGTAG
- a CDS encoding carboxylesterase/lipase family protein, translating to MQVFAGWKESIVAIDVASLVVETSNGLVQGIAEHGVRTWRGIPYAAPPVGELRLRAPQPAKSWSGIRDARSFGAVPPQSKAPNLTGSHRRVPMDEDCLSLNVTAPLEPSDSLRPVLVYLYGGAFSSGSSAEPTYRGTNLVRDGDVLYVSLNYRIGALGFMDFRAYSTPDRPFDANMGLRDQVAALEWVQQNIEAFGGDPDNVTLFGESAGAIAVTSLMCIPRAAPLFHQAYAQSPAPSGAYYPEMHAAWAEDLLEILGISPARAAEALTSISAAKLVDATRKMTTKIGPVKQPGTLSVSPVIDGDFLPKHPIDAFLDGESNPVPLVLGTMAREGALFAKVSNILPSTPERIEKMFAGTDPLARDRVVAAYPGYPSRQRSVDISGDLVFWYPSQMVAEGHSRTAPTWAYRYDYATPMMNLLGFGATHSFDVPVMFGDTRTGMARALSLLGGAEELRALSQRFQGSLLSLARYSHPGVDWPGYDEIHRHTRVFDKSDRIESDPFPERRRAWAGYRGYV from the coding sequence GTGCAGGTCTTCGCCGGCTGGAAAGAGTCGATCGTGGCTATAGACGTGGCCTCATTGGTAGTCGAGACCAGCAATGGGCTGGTGCAGGGAATCGCAGAGCATGGTGTGCGCACTTGGCGCGGCATACCCTACGCTGCTCCGCCCGTGGGGGAACTGAGGCTGCGCGCTCCGCAACCGGCGAAAAGCTGGAGCGGAATCCGGGATGCACGCTCCTTCGGTGCGGTCCCGCCGCAGTCCAAGGCGCCGAACCTGACCGGCAGCCACCGGCGGGTGCCGATGGATGAGGACTGCCTGAGCCTGAACGTCACGGCGCCCTTGGAACCCTCGGATTCCCTGCGTCCGGTCCTCGTGTACCTGTACGGCGGTGCGTTCAGCTCCGGGTCGTCCGCGGAACCCACCTACCGCGGTACCAACCTGGTGCGCGACGGCGATGTGCTCTACGTATCGCTGAACTACCGCATCGGGGCCCTGGGGTTCATGGATTTCCGCGCTTATTCGACTCCTGACCGGCCGTTTGACGCCAATATGGGCCTGCGGGACCAGGTTGCCGCGCTTGAATGGGTGCAACAGAACATTGAAGCGTTCGGCGGAGACCCGGACAACGTCACCCTTTTTGGAGAGTCCGCCGGGGCCATCGCCGTAACCTCGCTGATGTGCATCCCCAGAGCGGCACCGTTGTTCCACCAGGCCTACGCGCAGAGCCCCGCGCCGTCGGGAGCCTACTATCCGGAAATGCACGCCGCGTGGGCCGAGGACCTGCTGGAGATTCTCGGCATCAGCCCGGCCCGTGCGGCCGAGGCACTGACCTCGATCAGCGCCGCGAAACTGGTGGACGCCACGCGGAAGATGACCACGAAAATCGGGCCGGTGAAGCAACCCGGCACGCTGAGCGTTTCGCCTGTCATTGACGGGGACTTCCTGCCAAAGCACCCAATCGACGCCTTTTTGGACGGGGAATCCAACCCTGTTCCGCTGGTCCTGGGCACCATGGCACGGGAGGGGGCACTGTTCGCGAAGGTCTCGAATATCCTGCCGTCCACACCGGAGCGGATCGAGAAGATGTTCGCCGGTACGGATCCGCTGGCCCGGGACCGGGTGGTGGCCGCCTACCCCGGGTATCCCTCACGGCAGCGGTCAGTGGACATCAGCGGTGACCTGGTCTTCTGGTATCCGAGCCAGATGGTGGCCGAGGGCCATTCCCGGACCGCACCAACATGGGCGTACCGCTATGACTACGCCACGCCCATGATGAACCTGCTCGGGTTCGGCGCCACCCATTCCTTTGACGTTCCGGTGATGTTCGGGGACACCCGGACCGGGATGGCCAGGGCCCTCTCCCTGCTCGGCGGCGCCGAGGAACTCAGGGCCCTGTCGCAGCGCTTCCAGGGGTCCCTGCTCAGCCTGGCCCGGTACTCCCATCCTGGCGTGGACTGGCCCGGCTACGACGAGATCCACCGGCACACCCGCGTCTTCGACAAGTCCGACCGGATCGAGTCCGACCCGTTTCCCGAACGGCGGCGGGCCTGGGCGGGCTATCGGGGTTACGTCTGA
- the lpdA gene encoding dihydrolipoyl dehydrogenase yields the protein MSEHYDLVVLGAGPGGYVAAIRAAQLGLKTAIVEEKYWGGVCLNVGCIPSKALLRNAELAQIFTNQAKTFGISGEVSFDFGAAFDRSRQVADGRVKGVHFLMKKNKITEYDGHGVFSDDHTIEVSLSKGGTETITFDNAILATGTYVRLLPGVELSENVVTYEAQIMDRDLPKKMVIVGAGAIGMEFAYVLRSYGVDVTIIEFLDRALPNEDVDISKEITKQYKKLGIPILTSTKVETIQDNGSSVAVTYTDKNGQQGSIEADRVMLSIGFAPRTEGYGLDKTGVQLTDRGAIGIDEYMRTNVPHIYAIGDVTGKLQLAHVAEAMGVVAAETIGAAETLPLGDYRMMPRATFCQPQVASFGLTEQQARDEGHDVLVSTFPFTANGKAHGLGEPVGFVKLVADAKYGELLGGHMIGPDVSELLPELTLAQKWDLTAAELARNVHTHPTLSEALQEAFHGLTGHMINF from the coding sequence ATGAGTGAACATTACGACCTCGTTGTTCTCGGAGCCGGACCGGGCGGATATGTGGCCGCGATCCGGGCGGCCCAGCTGGGCCTGAAGACTGCGATTGTGGAAGAGAAGTACTGGGGCGGCGTGTGCCTGAACGTCGGCTGCATTCCTTCCAAGGCGCTGCTGCGCAACGCGGAACTTGCACAGATTTTCACCAACCAGGCCAAGACGTTCGGCATCAGCGGTGAGGTGAGCTTTGACTTCGGCGCTGCCTTTGACCGCAGCCGGCAGGTGGCGGACGGGCGCGTCAAGGGCGTCCACTTCCTGATGAAGAAAAACAAGATCACCGAATACGACGGCCACGGCGTGTTCTCCGATGACCACACCATCGAGGTCAGCCTCTCCAAGGGCGGTACCGAGACCATCACGTTCGACAACGCCATCCTCGCCACCGGCACCTACGTCCGCCTGCTGCCCGGAGTGGAGCTGAGCGAGAACGTCGTCACATATGAAGCCCAGATCATGGACCGGGACCTGCCGAAGAAGATGGTGATTGTCGGGGCCGGTGCCATTGGCATGGAGTTCGCCTACGTGCTGCGCAGCTACGGAGTGGACGTCACCATCATCGAGTTCCTGGACCGCGCGCTGCCCAATGAGGACGTGGACATTTCCAAGGAGATCACCAAGCAGTACAAGAAGCTCGGCATTCCCATCCTCACTTCCACCAAGGTGGAAACAATCCAGGACAACGGGTCATCCGTGGCTGTCACCTATACGGACAAGAACGGCCAGCAGGGCAGCATCGAGGCGGACCGGGTGATGCTGTCCATCGGCTTTGCGCCGCGGACCGAGGGCTACGGGCTCGATAAGACCGGCGTCCAGCTGACCGACCGCGGTGCCATCGGCATTGACGAGTACATGCGCACCAACGTGCCGCACATCTACGCCATCGGCGACGTGACCGGCAAGCTGCAGCTCGCGCACGTGGCGGAAGCCATGGGTGTGGTGGCTGCTGAAACCATCGGTGCCGCGGAGACCTTGCCGCTGGGGGACTACCGGATGATGCCGCGGGCCACGTTCTGCCAGCCGCAGGTCGCCAGCTTCGGGCTCACCGAGCAGCAGGCCCGCGACGAGGGCCACGACGTCCTGGTCAGCACCTTCCCCTTCACCGCTAACGGGAAGGCCCACGGGCTGGGGGAGCCGGTGGGCTTCGTGAAACTGGTGGCCGACGCCAAATACGGCGAACTGCTGGGCGGGCACATGATCGGCCCCGATGTTTCCGAGCTGCTCCCCGAGCTCACGCTGGCGCAGAAGTGGGACCTCACCGCAGCTGAACTGGCCCGCAATGTGCACACCCACCCGACGCTGAGTGAGGCACTGCAGGAAGCCTTCCACGGGCTGACCGGCCACATGATCAACTTCTGA